In Patescibacteria group bacterium, the DNA window TTTCCGTGCCACTTTCCTGAGTTACTTTATATTGTAATGGATTCAATTTTTTCAACAGTTCCTCTTTAGTGGATTTATCAAATTTTTTGTTATTGCTACCACGCCCGGTATCCATCTCTTTGCCCCAAATCCTTTCCAGGAATTTATCACGACCAGAGCCTCTTCTATAAGTCTTATACCTTAGCGGGCTCTTTTTATAAAAATCCTGATGATATTCTTCAGCTTTATAAAATGAAGTTGCCTCAGTAATCTCTATAACAATCTGCTCGTCGTATCTTCCTGACTTGTCCAATTGCTCTTTTGATTCCTCTGCCAGACGCTTTTGATCTTCGTTGTGATAAAAAATTGCTGTTCTGTACTGTGAGCCTCGATCGGCAAACTGGCCGTCAGGATCGGTTGGGTCTATCTGCCGCCAGAAGAGATCAAGCAGTTTTGAATAACTTATTTTAGA includes these proteins:
- the msrA gene encoding peptide-methionine (S)-S-oxide reductase MsrA; its protein translation is MSVKYNIHFLFFLVLLFLMPFSLFAETKYEKATFAGGCFWCMEHPFEKLEGVSEVLSGYTGGQKEDPTYEEVCAGATFHLEAIQITYDPSKISYSKLLDLFWRQIDPTDPDGQFADRGSQYRTAIFYHNEDQKRLAEESKEQLDKSGRYDEQIVIEITEATSFYKAEEYHQDFYKKSPLRYKTYRRGSGRDKFLERIWGKEMDTGRGSNNKKFDKSTKEELLKKLNPLQYKVTQESGTE